Proteins from a single region of Cytophagaceae bacterium:
- a CDS encoding pyridoxine 5'-phosphate synthase yields the protein MTKLSVNINKIATLRNSRGGNMPNLVKTAIDCELFGAQGITVHPRPDERHIRYQDVFDLKKIVTTEFNIEGNPREGRFQEVVLAVRPEQVTLVPDALGAVTSNAGWDTITHLKRLKEIVKIYKSEGIRVSIFVDARPEMVSAAAETGAHRVELYTESYASEYPQDREKAIEPFIKAAEMAQRVGLGLNAGHDLSLENLAYFYKNIPGLLEVSIGHALISDALYYGLENTIQMYRRQLEG from the coding sequence ATGACAAAATTATCGGTCAATATCAACAAAATAGCCACATTAAGAAATTCCCGGGGTGGTAATATGCCTAACCTCGTTAAAACTGCCATTGATTGTGAGCTGTTTGGGGCACAGGGCATCACGGTGCATCCCAGGCCTGATGAACGACATATTCGCTATCAGGATGTTTTTGATTTGAAAAAAATCGTCACTACAGAGTTTAATATTGAGGGAAACCCTAGGGAAGGAAGATTTCAGGAGGTGGTTTTGGCCGTAAGACCCGAACAAGTGACTTTAGTGCCCGATGCACTGGGTGCTGTGACCTCCAATGCTGGCTGGGATACCATCACTCATCTGAAAAGATTGAAAGAGATTGTAAAAATCTATAAGTCTGAGGGAATCAGGGTATCAATTTTTGTGGATGCCAGACCGGAAATGGTTTCTGCCGCTGCCGAAACCGGAGCTCACAGAGTAGAACTTTACACCGAATCTTACGCCTCGGAATATCCCCAAGATCGTGAAAAAGCCATTGAGCCTTTCATAAAAGCAGCCGAAATGGCCCAAAGAGTAGGTTTGGGTCTCAATGCCGGGCATGATTTAAGCCTGGAAAATCTGGCGTATTTCTACAAAAACATTCCGGGATTGCTTGAAGTTTCCATCGGACACGCCCTGATATCTGATGCACTGTATTATGGTCTGGAAAATACGATTCAGATGTACCGAAGGCAGTTGGAGGGGTAA
- a CDS encoding GatB/YqeY domain-containing protein, with protein MSLKTQIDADIKAAMLARDQGKLLALRDIKKLILIEETKPGATELTEADEMKILQKAVKQRKDSVEIYKTQGRQDLLDKELAEIAVIEVYLPAAMSEEELQSQIAAIIEQVGAKAPSDMGKVMGVASKQLAGKAEGRAISEMVKKLLAQ; from the coding sequence ATGTCATTAAAAACACAAATAGATGCCGATATCAAGGCAGCCATGCTGGCCAGAGATCAGGGAAAATTGCTTGCATTGAGAGATATTAAAAAGCTGATTTTGATAGAAGAAACCAAGCCGGGTGCCACGGAACTGACTGAAGCCGACGAAATGAAGATTTTGCAAAAGGCTGTAAAACAACGCAAAGACTCGGTGGAAATCTACAAAACTCAGGGTCGTCAGGATCTTTTGGATAAAGAATTGGCCGAAATCGCAGTGATAGAAGTGTATCTTCCAGCTGCTATGTCAGAAGAAGAACTTCAAAGCCAAATTGCTGCCATTATCGAGCAGGTAGGAGCCAAGGCACCGTCTGATATGGGCAAAGTGATGGGCGTAGCCTCAAAACAACTGGCCGGAAAAGCTGAAGGAAGGGCGATCTCAGAAATGGTCAAAAAACTTTTGGCTCAATAA
- a CDS encoding CvpA family protein, whose translation MATLDLILLVPILIGAFQGYRKGLLIEILGVIAFIAAVVLGFKFLSLGSSFLESVLGKDTLHFISPYLSFFIIFIPAIFLFRKVSGMLRKAVRLTFLGVLDGILGAVLGGVTAMFGISLLIWIAGKIGITFPETSIAQSQFYPYVSSFAPDIISKISDFLPGGNWLEYLKGLKEKIAD comes from the coding sequence ATGGCCACTTTAGACTTGATTTTGTTGGTTCCAATCTTGATTGGAGCCTTTCAAGGTTACAGAAAAGGCCTTTTGATTGAGATTCTGGGGGTCATTGCATTTATTGCTGCGGTGGTGTTAGGTTTTAAATTTCTTAGTCTGGGGTCCAGTTTTTTGGAAAGTGTTTTGGGCAAAGATACTCTGCACTTTATCTCGCCGTATCTGAGCTTTTTCATCATTTTTATTCCGGCCATTTTTTTATTCCGGAAAGTGAGTGGTATGCTGCGTAAAGCCGTTAGACTGACTTTTCTGGGTGTACTGGATGGGATTTTAGGTGCTGTTTTGGGTGGAGTAACCGCCATGTTTGGCATCAGTTTGCTGATTTGGATTGCCGGTAAAATCGGAATTACTTTTCCTGAGACTTCCATAGCCCAAAGCCAGTTTTACCCTTATGTGAGCTCTTTTGCTCCTGATATCATTTCAAAAATCTCTGACTTCCTGCCCGGCGGCAACTGGCTGGAATATCTCAAAGGACTAAAAGAAAAGATAGCGGACTAA
- a CDS encoding zinc metallopeptidase, producing the protein MILIIGVVFMLIGMFVSSRLKSKFAEYSRVGLSNGLSGAEIAEKMLHDNNIYDVRITQVDGELTDHYNPADKTVNLSSDVYHGRSVSAAAVAAHECGHAVQHATAYAALKMRSAMVPAVNVASNVMRMLNMFLMFGGIYMLSQGSAIGNLLLIVLIIANAAITAFSLITLPVEYDASKRALAWMTTRNIVNNSEHGMAKDALDWAARTYVVGALAAIANLMYYVMLFLGRRDD; encoded by the coding sequence ATGATTCTGATAATTGGTGTAGTGTTTATGTTGATCGGTATGTTTGTGAGCAGCCGGTTAAAAAGCAAATTCGCTGAATATTCGCGTGTTGGGCTATCTAATGGCCTTAGCGGTGCCGAAATCGCCGAGAAAATGTTGCATGACAATAATATTTATGATGTAAGAATCACCCAGGTGGACGGTGAACTTACCGACCATTATAACCCTGCTGACAAGACCGTTAACCTCAGTTCTGATGTATATCATGGCAGAAGTGTCTCAGCAGCGGCAGTAGCTGCCCACGAATGCGGCCATGCGGTGCAGCACGCCACGGCTTATGCTGCCCTGAAGATGCGTTCGGCTATGGTGCCCGCAGTAAATGTGGCCTCCAATGTGATGCGTATGCTCAACATGTTTTTGATGTTTGGGGGTATTTACATGCTTTCTCAGGGAAGTGCCATCGGTAATCTTTTGCTAATCGTTTTAATCATTGCCAATGCGGCCATCACAGCATTTTCTTTGATTACGCTACCGGTTGAATATGACGCCTCCAAAAGAGCCCTTGCCTGGATGACCACCCGAAATATTGTGAACAATTCGGAACACGGCATGGCCAAAGATGCTCTCGACTGGGCAGCCAGAACTTATGTAGTAGGTGCTCTCGCAGCCATCGCCAACCTCATGTACTATGTAATGTTGTTTTTGGGAAGAAGAGACGACTGA
- a CDS encoding DUF86 domain-containing protein, which translates to MDIKIQAWLIDINLCIDEIFEFLGDRRDFIAYKSDLKTKKAIERNLEIIGEAMNRILKIDCNFPVENAKNIIGTRNRIIHSYDNISDEVIWTIIVRDLPLLKSQIEKISNG; encoded by the coding sequence ATGGATATTAAAATTCAAGCCTGGCTTATTGATATAAATCTTTGCATTGATGAAATATTTGAGTTTTTAGGAGACCGCAGAGACTTTATTGCATATAAAAGTGATTTAAAGACCAAAAAAGCCATAGAGAGAAATCTCGAAATAATTGGTGAGGCCATGAATAGAATTTTAAAGATTGACTGCAACTTTCCAGTCGAAAATGCAAAAAATATTATTGGAACAAGAAATAGAATTATTCATAGTTACGATAACATTTCGGATGAAGTCATTTGGACTATTATTGTTAGGGATTTACCTCTTCTTAAAAGTCAAATCGAAAAAATATCAAATGGCTAA
- a CDS encoding nucleotidyltransferase domain-containing protein: MKIEKIKIDQIQELCRTNKVKTLFAFGSVTRDDFNENSDIDLVVDFDENDPFNYTDLYFNLKNNLEKILKRNVDLLEDRAIKNRLFRQQLDNTKVKIYGY, from the coding sequence ATGAAAATTGAGAAAATTAAAATTGATCAGATTCAGGAACTTTGCCGAACCAACAAAGTAAAAACTCTATTTGCTTTCGGTTCAGTGACCAGAGATGACTTTAATGAGAATTCTGACATAGATTTGGTGGTTGATTTTGATGAAAATGATCCTTTCAACTATACAGACCTTTACTTCAATCTAAAAAACAATCTTGAGAAAATTTTAAAAAGAAATGTTGACTTATTAGAAGACAGGGCAATAAAAAATAGATTGTTCAGACAACAACTTGATAACACCAAGGTAAAAATCTATGGATATTAA
- a CDS encoding NAD(P)(+) transhydrogenase (Re/Si-specific) subunit beta has translation MNVYIQLAYLIASVLFIIGIKKMNKTSDARGGNMISSIGMLIAILATVVQVEAISLIDIFICMIIGSAIGLYTAYKVEMTQMPEMVALFNGFGGLASVFVSISDYWLKSQEHVINIDIITVISIMLSVFIGGITFTGSMIAWGKLSGKVNGNAIIFKGQHPLNLVLFIVSVVLSVLAVIYQADYIYIIILTVVSFILGVLVVIPIGGADMPVVISLLNSYSGMAACTTGFVLNNNVLIVAGALVGASGIILTNIMCKAMNRSLVSVLLGGFGATNTSGGGAAGSEIVVKEVGVEEAAMLFDSASSVIVVPGYGMAVAQAQHIIKELMEQCEKRNIDFRFAIHPVAGRMPGHMNVLLAESNVPYDKLIEMDDINDDFPNTDIVFVVGANDVVNPAARTNPQSPIYGMPILNADKARTVIVSKRSMGKGYAGVENELFGYPNCLMLFGDAKQTITKVVGEMKDM, from the coding sequence ATGAACGTATATATACAATTAGCTTATTTGATAGCCTCAGTTTTGTTTATTATAGGTATCAAAAAAATGAACAAGACTTCCGATGCCAGAGGTGGAAATATGATTTCTTCCATTGGTATGTTGATAGCCATTTTAGCCACGGTGGTTCAGGTGGAAGCAATCAGTTTGATTGACATTTTTATCTGTATGATAATCGGCTCAGCCATTGGTCTTTATACTGCTTATAAAGTAGAAATGACTCAAATGCCTGAAATGGTAGCTCTTTTCAATGGATTCGGTGGTTTAGCCTCAGTTTTTGTTTCAATTTCCGACTATTGGTTAAAATCACAGGAACATGTAATCAATATTGACATAATTACCGTAATCAGTATTATGTTAAGTGTGTTTATCGGTGGTATCACATTTACAGGCTCCATGATAGCCTGGGGAAAATTGTCTGGAAAAGTAAATGGCAATGCCATTATCTTTAAAGGCCAACATCCTTTAAATCTAGTGCTTTTTATTGTTTCGGTAGTCCTTTCAGTTTTGGCTGTAATTTATCAAGCCGACTATATCTATATCATCATCCTAACAGTAGTATCATTTATCCTGGGAGTTTTGGTGGTTATCCCGATTGGCGGTGCCGATATGCCGGTAGTAATTTCTTTGCTTAACTCGTATTCGGGTATGGCAGCTTGTACTACAGGTTTTGTGCTTAACAACAACGTGTTGATCGTGGCAGGTGCTTTGGTGGGTGCTTCGGGTATCATCCTGACAAATATCATGTGTAAAGCCATGAACCGCTCGCTGGTAAGCGTGCTTTTAGGTGGCTTTGGTGCAACCAATACCTCAGGTGGTGGTGCAGCAGGATCCGAAATCGTGGTGAAAGAAGTAGGTGTAGAAGAAGCCGCCATGCTTTTTGACTCAGCTTCATCGGTTATTGTAGTACCGGGATACGGTATGGCAGTAGCTCAGGCACAGCACATTATCAAAGAACTGATGGAACAATGCGAAAAACGTAACATAGACTTCCGTTTTGCGATTCACCCTGTGGCGGGTCGTATGCCGGGTCACATGAACGTGCTTTTGGCCGAATCCAACGTGCCTTATGACAAACTCATTGAAATGGACGATATCAACGATGATTTCCCTAATACAGACATCGTGTTTGTAGTAGGTGCCAACGACGTAGTTAACCCTGCGGCCCGTACCAATCCTCAGAGTCCGATTTACGGAATGCCAATTCTGAATGCCGACAAAGCCAGAACGGTAATCGTAAGTAAACGTAGTATGGGTAAAGGTTACGCCGGAGTAGAAAACGAACTATTTGGTTATCCTAACTGTCTGATGTTGTTTGGTGACGCTAAACAAACCATCACCAAAGTGGTAGGTGAAATGAAAGATATGTAA
- a CDS encoding NAD(P) transhydrogenase subunit alpha has product MNVEGLIILLYVLVLGSYLGFELINKVPPTLHTPLMSGSNAISGITIVGAILATNELGYSTLSKWLGMLAVVFAMINVAGGYAVTDRMLKMFKKK; this is encoded by the coding sequence ATGAATGTAGAAGGATTAATCATATTATTATATGTGTTGGTACTGGGTAGTTATCTGGGATTTGAGCTGATCAACAAAGTTCCCCCCACCCTACACACCCCACTGATGTCAGGCTCAAACGCCATCTCAGGAATCACGATTGTTGGAGCTATTTTGGCAACCAACGAATTGGGTTATTCGACCCTAAGTAAATGGTTAGGAATGTTAGCTGTAGTTTTTGCTATGATCAATGTGGCAGGTGGATATGCAGTAACTGACCGTATGTTAAAAATGTTTAAAAAGAAATAA
- a CDS encoding Re/Si-specific NAD(P)(+) transhydrogenase subunit alpha, protein MKVGVLKETKPLETRVALTPDTVKQLLKKGFEVAIEKDAGALSSYSDEAYQAAGATISTREDIAQSDVVLKVNALTTDEVKLLKEGNVTISFLYAYTIPEVVDALKARKTSAFSMDAVPRISRAQKMDALSSQANLAGYKTVIAGANALGKIFPLMMTAAGTITPTKVLIFGAGVAGLQAIATAKRLGAVVEVTDVRPETKEQVESLGGRFLTVEGVEGVKVEGGYAKEVSAEFLQKQKELVEKHIKDADLVITTALVIGKKAPVLVSEEMVKSMKNGSVIVDMATESGGNCALSEKDKTVVKHGVTIIGDSNLPAQLPVNASQLYGTNIITLLIHLADKDGFKWEMEEEITKGSLITHNGELVHEFTKSILNK, encoded by the coding sequence ATGAAAGTTGGAGTTTTAAAAGAAACAAAACCACTTGAAACCCGTGTAGCCCTAACCCCCGATACGGTAAAGCAGCTATTGAAAAAAGGTTTTGAAGTGGCCATCGAAAAAGACGCCGGTGCCCTTTCGTCCTATTCTGACGAAGCCTATCAAGCAGCCGGTGCAACAATCTCAACCCGTGAAGACATCGCTCAGTCAGATGTAGTTTTAAAAGTTAATGCCCTTACAACCGATGAAGTTAAGCTTCTGAAAGAAGGTAATGTCACAATTTCGTTTTTGTATGCATATACGATTCCGGAGGTGGTGGATGCGTTAAAAGCCAGAAAAACCTCGGCTTTCTCAATGGACGCAGTTCCGCGTATCTCCAGGGCACAAAAAATGGATGCTCTTAGCTCACAGGCCAACCTTGCAGGATATAAAACCGTGATAGCCGGAGCCAATGCACTGGGTAAAATCTTCCCGTTGATGATGACTGCTGCCGGTACTATTACACCTACTAAAGTTTTGATTTTTGGTGCAGGTGTAGCTGGCTTACAAGCAATAGCTACAGCCAAAAGGCTAGGTGCGGTGGTTGAGGTGACCGACGTGAGACCTGAAACCAAAGAACAGGTGGAATCATTGGGTGGCCGTTTTCTTACTGTAGAAGGCGTAGAAGGTGTGAAAGTAGAAGGAGGATATGCCAAAGAAGTTTCAGCCGAGTTTTTGCAAAAACAAAAAGAATTGGTCGAAAAACACATAAAAGATGCCGATCTGGTAATTACCACCGCTTTGGTAATTGGTAAAAAAGCTCCTGTGCTGGTTTCCGAAGAAATGGTAAAATCTATGAAAAACGGTTCAGTAATAGTAGATATGGCAACCGAATCAGGCGGTAACTGTGCACTTTCGGAAAAAGATAAAACTGTTGTAAAACATGGCGTTACAATAATTGGTGATTCCAACCTTCCGGCTCAATTACCAGTGAATGCAAGTCAATTATATGGTACCAATATCATTACATTGTTGATACACCTTGCCGACAAGGATGGTTTCAAATGGGAAATGGAAGAAGAAATAACCAAAGGGTCATTGATAACCCATAATGGTGAATTGGTTCACGAATTTACTAAGTCAATTTTAAACAAATAA
- a CDS encoding DMT family transporter: MKDLKFLFLGILFAFFWSSASVAAKIGIKFMEPLMLFQFRFLLAGISLLAYHIFFEKFQMPKKQEWVALSVFGFFNITLYLSLFVLGINEVAAGIGSLSTSLTPVMMTLISGFWLGKKIKLNQIIGLTLGLFGVGIAVWPLLFNSFATYRGIIYLILSMLSYSVGSIYFSEKKWNLSRIAINGWQVLLGGLFMLPLTLFLQQKPIIFNWQSSLSILWLAFPVSILAVNLWLRLIKLNTVKASFFLFLCPIFGFIFSGILLNEPFTYHTLTGLISVLSGLYIGQKNI; this comes from the coding sequence ATGAAAGACCTGAAATTCCTGTTTCTGGGTATCCTTTTTGCCTTCTTTTGGTCATCGGCTTCGGTGGCGGCAAAAATTGGAATTAAATTCATGGAGCCTCTCATGTTGTTCCAGTTCAGGTTTTTGTTGGCGGGCATTAGTCTTTTAGCTTATCATATTTTTTTCGAAAAATTTCAAATGCCCAAAAAGCAGGAATGGGTCGCCCTTTCTGTTTTTGGATTTTTCAACATCACCTTATATCTGAGCCTTTTTGTGTTGGGAATCAACGAAGTCGCTGCCGGAATAGGAAGTCTTTCTACTTCACTTACACCGGTCATGATGACCTTGATTTCAGGTTTTTGGCTTGGAAAGAAAATCAAACTCAATCAGATCATTGGATTGACTTTAGGGCTTTTTGGTGTTGGTATTGCGGTTTGGCCATTACTTTTTAACAGTTTTGCTACTTACAGAGGTATTATTTATTTGATTTTGAGTATGCTCAGTTATAGTGTGGGCTCTATTTATTTTTCAGAAAAAAAATGGAATTTAAGCCGGATAGCCATCAATGGTTGGCAGGTGCTTCTGGGTGGACTTTTCATGCTGCCACTAACCTTATTTTTACAGCAAAAACCCATTATTTTTAACTGGCAATCGAGTCTTTCAATTCTTTGGCTTGCCTTCCCTGTTTCAATTCTTGCCGTGAACCTCTGGTTAAGATTAATAAAACTTAATACCGTAAAAGCGTCATTTTTTTTATTCCTTTGCCCCATTTTCGGGTTTATTTTTTCTGGAATTTTATTGAATGAACCCTTCACATATCACACTTTAACAGGCTTAATATCAGTACTTTCAGGACTATATATTGGCCAAAAAAATATATGA
- a CDS encoding TatD family hydrolase, whose protein sequence is MIETHAHIYDEQFDEDREAMLERAKNAGVSQIWMPNCNHETIPGMLELENKYPGFCVPMMGLHPCYVDENFEKELELLSDFLEKRPFIMIGEIGIDFFWDLSFVKNQEKAFLAQLELAKKYNLPICIHSRSSKDGQMNAIQHCCDLIDDFGWKDLGGIFHCFSGNFEDAQRVTALNFHLGIGGVVTFKNGGLDKFLKEIPLDKIVLETDSPYLAPVPHRGKRNEVAYLDLVIGKIADIYEISGEEVKQKTTENALSIIKK, encoded by the coding sequence ATCATCGAAACCCACGCACATATCTATGACGAACAGTTTGACGAAGACCGTGAAGCCATGCTCGAAAGAGCAAAAAATGCAGGGGTTTCTCAAATTTGGATGCCCAATTGTAATCATGAAACCATACCCGGTATGCTGGAGCTGGAAAATAAATACCCGGGATTTTGTGTACCTATGATGGGCCTTCACCCTTGTTATGTAGATGAAAATTTCGAAAAAGAGCTTGAATTATTAAGTGATTTCCTTGAAAAAAGACCCTTTATCATGATAGGGGAAATTGGCATTGATTTCTTTTGGGATCTTTCTTTTGTCAAAAATCAGGAAAAGGCTTTTCTAGCCCAGTTGGAACTTGCAAAAAAGTACAACCTACCCATTTGTATTCATTCCCGAAGCTCAAAAGATGGACAAATGAACGCCATTCAGCATTGCTGTGACCTGATTGATGATTTCGGGTGGAAAGATTTAGGTGGGATATTTCATTGTTTTTCAGGAAATTTTGAAGATGCCCAAAGAGTAACAGCACTAAATTTTCACCTGGGAATTGGGGGAGTTGTTACATTTAAAAATGGTGGTCTGGATAAATTTTTGAAGGAAATTCCGCTGGATAAAATCGTCCTGGAAACTGATTCTCCTTATCTTGCTCCTGTACCTCACCGTGGCAAACGTAACGAAGTGGCATATCTTGACCTTGTGATAGGCAAAATTGCTGATATTTATGAAATTTCGGGTGAAGAGGTAAAACAAAAAACCACCGAAAATGCACTTTCCATCATAAAAAAATGA